In Calidithermus timidus DSM 17022, the following are encoded in one genomic region:
- a CDS encoding putative ABC transporter permease subunit: MLALRARILYNTFRQSPATTAMGFLLALGMAYLAWSGTTWFLEFITHEIVGRSPLLERVSALFTRNVLVERIVGVLLLVLSSSVVLSALPNAIAVLYSSEDLPILLALPQRAAKVFLFKVAETFATTALLPALFTLPVVFAVGAFYHAPWFFYPSALLVVLALYAFPVALGVGLALPLVRFAPAGRAREWAAAVGAVLGGGLIFLLRAVRPETLIQTNFADPDALDRFLQSFRNPAAPFLPSSLASDALDGLMKGRFTPEFFGLIGLSLLLLGLAGLVAGYAYQIGWVRALEGTVQERGLKGPGFWDRLGASSRAGALWVRDLRLFFRDANQAAQLVLVGVLVLLYTTSLQFIPLEGERFRVVVGFLHLAFQGFAIAGVGVRLAYPLYSLEGPGFWLVQTAPLSRLTLLLTRFGLALAFLLPLALLLGLLSPQVIGLGANLTQISVAIAVASAIASAGLGVGXGSAFPRFDASNPAEVPLGLGGLLYMGLSLLHSAFLVVLAARPVYLSFSSRGSYLMGPEGPLWLLLLAAATLLPVLAALAFGYRRMENPA, translated from the coding sequence ATGCTTGCCCTGCGTGCCCGTATCCTCTACAACACCTTCCGCCAGTCGCCCGCCACCACCGCCATGGGGTTCTTGCTGGCTTTGGGCATGGCCTACCTGGCCTGGAGCGGCACCACCTGGTTCTTAGAGTTCATCACCCACGAGATTGTGGGGAGGAGCCCGCTGCTCGAGCGGGTAAGTGCGCTGTTCACCCGCAACGTGCTGGTCGAGCGCATCGTGGGTGTGCTGCTGCTGGTGCTCTCCTCGAGCGTGGTGCTCTCGGCGCTGCCCAACGCCATCGCCGTGCTCTACAGCTCCGAGGACCTGCCCATCTTGCTGGCGTTGCCCCAGCGTGCGGCCAAGGTTTTCCTGTTCAAAGTGGCCGAGACCTTCGCCACCACCGCTCTGCTCCCCGCGCTCTTCACCTTGCCTGTCGTCTTCGCTGTGGGGGCTTTTTACCACGCCCCGTGGTTCTTCTACCCGTCTGCGCTGCTGGTGGTGCTCGCGCTCTATGCCTTCCCGGTGGCCCTTGGGGTAGGCCTGGCCCTCCCGCTGGTGCGCTTCGCCCCGGCGGGGCGGGCCAGGGAGTGGGCGGCAGCGGTGGGAGCGGTGTTGGGGGGCGGTCTGATCTTTCTGTTGCGGGCCGTGCGCCCCGAAACCCTCATCCAGACCAACTTCGCCGACCCCGACGCGCTCGATCGCTTCCTGCAGAGCTTCCGCAACCCCGCCGCGCCCTTCTTGCCCTCCAGCCTGGCCTCCGACGCCCTCGACGGCCTGATGAAGGGCCGCTTCACCCCGGAGTTCTTCGGGCTCATCGGGCTCTCGCTGCTGTTGCTGGGGCTGGCCGGGTTGGTGGCGGGCTATGCCTACCAGATCGGCTGGGTGCGGGCTCTGGAGGGTACCGTGCAAGAGCGAGGCCTGAAGGGGCCGGGCTTTTGGGACCGGCTGGGTGCGAGCAGCCGGGCAGGGGCCTTGTGGGTGCGTGACTTGCGGCTGTTCTTCCGCGATGCTAACCAGGCTGCCCAGCTCGTGCTGGTGGGGGTGCTGGTGCTGCTGTACACCACCAGCTTGCAGTTCATTCCCCTCGAGGGCGAGCGCTTCCGCGTGGTGGTGGGCTTTTTGCACCTGGCTTTCCAGGGCTTTGCGATCGCCGGGGTGGGCGTGCGGCTGGCCTACCCCCTGTACTCGCTCGAGGGGCCCGGCTTCTGGCTGGTCCAGACGGCCCCGCTCAGCCGCCTGACCCTGCTGCTGACCCGCTTCGGGTTGGCCTTAGCCTTCCTGCTCCCGCTGGCGCTGCTGCTCGGCCTACTCTCTCCCCAGGTGATCGGCCTGGGGGCCAACCTGACCCAGATCTCGGTGGCCATCGCGGTGGCTTCGGCCATCGCTTCGGCGGGGTTGGGTGTGGGGNTGGGCTCGGCCTTTCCCCGCTTCGACGCCTCCAACCCCGCCGAGGTGCCGCTGGGCTTGGGTGGCTTGCTGTACATGGGCCTCTCCCTTTTGCACTCGGCTTTCCTGGTGGTGCTGGCGGCCCGACCGGTCTACTTGTCCTTCAGCAGCCGGGGAAGCTACCTCATGGGCCCCGAGGGCCCCTTGTGGCTGCTGCTTCTGGCTGCCGCAACCCTTTTGCCCGTTCTGGCCGCGCTGGCATTTGGCTACCGGCGTATGGAGAACCCGGCTTAA